The following are encoded together in the Ascaphus truei isolate aAscTru1 unplaced genomic scaffold, aAscTru1.hap1 HAP1_SCAFFOLD_1337, whole genome shotgun sequence genome:
- the LOC142475720 gene encoding uncharacterized protein LOC142475720 produces MEKMRIEQSCNIPINMSENASFNQSRQLINNVTASYSKRYILAAASGKDLGESRKSLTWLSDQNAQKRTQTRKRPHVCGECEKGFSELSSLRRHKRTHTGERPHICEECGKAFSDLSNLNTHTRTHTGEKPHVCGECGKGFSHLSSLRKHKRTHTGERPHVCGECGKGFSDLFHLNTHKWTHTGERPHVCGECGKGFSLLSTLNTHTRTHTGEKPHVCGECGKGFSHLSSLRKHKRTHTGERPHVCGECGKGFSDLSHLNIHKRTHTGERPHVCGECGKGFSDLSHLNIHKRTHTGERPYVCGECGKGFSELSNLRRHKWTHTGERPHVCGECGKGFSDLSSLNKHKRTHTGERPHVCGECGKGFSDLSHLNIHKRTHTGERPHVCGECGKGFSDLSHLNIHKRTHTGERPHVCGECGKGFSQLSNLRKHKRTHRGETYL; encoded by the coding sequence atggaaaagatgaggatagaacaatcttgcaacattccaataaatatgtcAGAAAATGCgtctttcaaccagtcaaggcaattaataaacaatgtaactgcttcttattccaaaagatatatattagcaGCTGCCTCAGGtaaagatcttggagaaagtaGGAAGAGTCTGACatggttatcagaccagaacgcacagaagagaacacagaccaggaagagaccgcatgtatgtggggaatgtgagaagggatttagtgagttatccagcctgaggagacacaagaggacacacacaggggagagacctcaTATATGTGAGGAGTGTGGGAAGGCATTTAGTGATTTATCCAACCTGAATACTcacacgaggacacacacaggggagaaaccgcatgtatgtggggaatgtgggaagggatttagtcatttatccagcctgaggaaacacaagaggacacacacaggggagagacctcaTGTATGTGGGgagtgtgggaagggatttagtgatttaTTCCACTTGAACACACACAAGTGGACACACACAGgcgagagaccgcatgtatgtggggaatgtgggaagggattcagTTTGTTATCCACCCTgaacacacacacgaggacacacacaggggagaaaccgcatgtatgtggggaatgtgggaagggatttagtcatttatccagcctgaggaaacacaagaggacacacacaggggagagaccgcatgtatgtggggaatgtgggaagggatttagtgacttatcccacttgaacatacacaagaggacacacacgggggagagaccgcatgtatgtggggaatgtgggaagggatttagtgacttatcccacttgaacatacacaagaggacacacacaggggagagaccgtatgtatgtggggaatgtgggaagggatttagtgagttATCCAATTTGAGGAGACACAagtggacacacacaggggagagaccgcatgtatgtggagaatgtgggaagggatttagtgacttatccagcctgaacaaacacaagaggacacacacaggggagagaccgcatgtatgtggggaatgtgggaagggatttagtgacttatcccacttgaacatacacaagaggacacacacgggggagagaccgcatgtatgtggggaatgtgggaagggatttagtgacttatcccacttgaacatacacaagaggacacacacaggggagagaccgcatgtatgtggggaatgtgggaagggatttagtcagttatccaacctgaggaaacacaagaggacacacagaggagagacctatctctaa